From the genome of Triticum aestivum cultivar Chinese Spring chromosome 3B, IWGSC CS RefSeq v2.1, whole genome shotgun sequence, one region includes:
- the LOC123069376 gene encoding salt stress root protein RS1, which produces MTSVWKTKVLPGLNKIFDKDGKKAASAEFLKSFNKEEIDKEIEDKKTELEPKVVETIEASPPEIKGLIKDKKTSKIKKNSVAVTKFLDDLAKIDFPGAKLVSDAVAKSGTTPLSPAIVFILDKVAPFVPAPKEEPKAEPEDAAPAEETTTREVAVEEKKEEAEPSAAPAEAAAPVEAAAPAAEVVEEKKEEEKPAEAAAPAAEEPEKK; this is translated from the exons ATGACGAGCGTATGGAAGACCAAGGTTCTCCCCGGGCTCAACAAGATCTTCGACAAGGATGGCAAGAAGGCCGCCTCCGCCGAGTTCTTGAAATCCTTCAACAAG GAGGAGATTGACAAGGAGATTGAGGACAAGAAGACAGAACTAGAGCCCAAGGTTGTGGAGACCATTGAAGCATCTCCTCCAGAAATTAAG GGCTTGATAAAGGATAAGAAAACATCCAAGATCAAGAAGAACTCAGTTGCCGTCACCAAGTTCCTTGACGATTTGGCCAAGATTG ATTTCCCCGGAGCCAAGCTGGTGAGCGACGCGGTGGCCAAGTCCGGCACCACGCCCCTCTCCCCGGCCATCGTCTTCATCTTGGACAAGGTTGCGCCCTTCGTCCCAGCGCCCAAAGAGGAGCCCAAGGCCGAGCCCGAGGACGCCGCCCCGGCAGAGGAGACCACCACCCGCGAGGTCGccgtggaggagaagaaggaggaagcCGAGCCCTCCGCCGCACCGGCAGAAGCGGCCGCGCCGGTGGAGGCAGCCGCGCCCGCTGCTGAGGTagtggaggagaagaaagaggaggAGAAACCCGCGGAAGCCGCCGCACCTGCCGCCGAGGAGCCAGAGAAGAAGTGA